A DNA window from Balneolaceae bacterium contains the following coding sequences:
- the thpR gene encoding RNA 2',3'-cyclic phosphodiesterase, whose amino-acid sequence MRLFVAIPLPGELRESLGRLQDASAAGLKWQDTGQMHLTLRFIGEVTEPAAGAIAGALRTVDVQPFGLTFRGTGAFPGRTESRRHLGRRAAGGASHAAAGGCGGGVPGRRT is encoded by the coding sequence ATGCGCCTCTTTGTCGCCATACCCCTTCCCGGTGAGCTCCGGGAGAGCCTCGGCCGGCTGCAGGATGCATCCGCCGCCGGACTCAAATGGCAGGACACCGGACAGATGCATCTTACCCTGCGATTTATCGGCGAGGTGACCGAGCCGGCGGCCGGCGCGATTGCCGGCGCCCTCCGCACGGTGGACGTTCAGCCCTTCGGGCTCACCTTCCGGGGCACGGGCGCGTTTCCCGGACGAACGGAATCCCGGCGCCATCTGGGCCGGCGTGCTGCCGGAGGAGCCTCTCATGCGGCTGCAGGAGGATGTGGAGGAGGTGTGCCGGGGCGCCGGACTTGA
- a CDS encoding acylphosphatase, protein MKRVHVHISGRVQGVGFRHFTRVNAKELDLGGWVMNLPDGRVEAVFQGGEQAVDTIVERCRRGPRSARVSTVEVEEEAPDPEMASFDVRYA, encoded by the coding sequence ATGAAACGAGTGCACGTGCATATCAGCGGACGAGTGCAGGGTGTGGGATTCCGCCATTTCACCCGCGTGAACGCCAAAGAGCTCGATCTGGGCGGCTGGGTCATGAACCTGCCCGACGGCCGCGTCGAGGCCGTCTTCCAGGGAGGCGAGCAGGCGGTGGACACCATCGTGGAGCGCTGCCGGAGGGGACCCCGGAGCGCGCGAGTCTCCACAGTTGAGGTGGAGGAGGAAGCTCCCGACCCCGAAATGGCCTCCTTTGACGTACGCTACGCCTGA
- a CDS encoding LysR family transcriptional regulator, with translation MTLTQLSYIVAVDRYRHFATAAEKSYVTQPTLSMQIHKLEDELEVTIFDRSKSPVVPTEIGEKIIEQAKEILKQSKRIEDIAALTDAELRGTFRVGIIPTVAPYLLPLFLRSFADKFPT, from the coding sequence ATGACGCTTACCCAGTTGTCCTATATCGTGGCCGTGGATCGCTACCGGCATTTCGCGACGGCCGCGGAGAAGTCCTACGTCACCCAACCCACGCTCAGCATGCAGATCCACAAGCTGGAGGACGAGCTGGAGGTGACCATCTTCGACCGCTCCAAGTCGCCCGTGGTCCCTACCGAGATCGGAGAGAAGATCATTGAACAGGCCAAGGAGATCCTCAAGCAGTCGAAGCGCATCGAGGACATCGCCGCCCTCACCGACGCGGAGCTGCGCGGCACCTTCCGGGTGGGCATCATCCCGACGGTGGCCCCCTACCTGCTGCCGCTCTTCCTGCGCAGCTTCGCCGACAAGTTTCCCACGTGA
- a CDS encoding LysR substrate-binding domain-containing protein, which yields MKLIFEEVMTEELLDLLDEDLLDVGILATPVERGNIYEEELYYEPFVGYISRDHPLAEKDKLTVDDLDAANLWLLNEGHCFRDQTVKLCKKQRRELLNNTQIEFESGNLETLKQLVEQDFGMTLLPFLARNQIDEQCARAHLRYFTEPAPRRKVRLAYGQKFLKRNIVQAFLEEIRGAIPEELSSPKDALIVE from the coding sequence GTGAAGCTCATCTTCGAGGAGGTCATGACCGAGGAGCTGCTGGACCTGCTGGATGAGGACCTGCTCGACGTGGGCATCCTGGCCACGCCGGTGGAGCGCGGCAACATCTACGAGGAGGAGCTCTACTACGAGCCCTTCGTGGGCTACATCTCCCGCGACCATCCCCTGGCCGAAAAAGATAAACTGACGGTGGACGACCTGGACGCGGCCAACCTCTGGCTGCTCAACGAGGGCCACTGCTTCCGCGACCAGACCGTCAAGCTCTGCAAAAAGCAGCGCCGTGAACTGCTCAACAACACGCAGATTGAATTCGAGAGCGGCAACCTGGAAACCCTCAAGCAGCTGGTGGAGCAGGATTTCGGGATGACCCTCCTGCCCTTCCTTGCCAGGAACCAGATCGACGAGCAGTGCGCCCGCGCCCACCTGCGCTACTTCACCGAACCCGCGCCGCGACGCAAGGTGCGCCTGGCCTACGGGCAGAAGTTTTTGAAGCGCAACATCGTGCAGGCCTTCCTGGAGGAGATCCGCGGGGCCATTCCCGAGGAGCTGTCCTCTCCCAAAGACGCCCTCATCGTGGAGTAG
- a CDS encoding DUF3565 domain-containing protein — protein sequence MKQPITGYHKDEEDDWVAELACGHNQHVRHDPPWQLRPWVTTQQGRESRLGDELDCKKCDRGEPADEKSS from the coding sequence ATGAAACAGCCGATTACGGGATACCACAAGGACGAAGAGGACGACTGGGTGGCCGAGCTGGCCTGCGGACACAACCAGCACGTACGCCACGATCCCCCGTGGCAGCTTCGGCCCTGGGTGACCACGCAGCAGGGCAGGGAGAGCCGGCTGGGTGATGAGCTGGACTGCAAAAAGTGCGACCGCGGGGAGCCGGCGGATGAGAAAAGTTCATAG
- a CDS encoding ferredoxin family protein has translation MAYVVTDPCIQCKHTNCAAVCPVDAFREGPNFLVIDPLECIDCDACVAECPEEAIFPDDEVPLEWEEYIALNERLSEQWEQHVINETKASLPEADAWSGRENKREHLLESWE, from the coding sequence ATGGCCTACGTCGTCACCGATCCCTGCATACAGTGCAAGCATACCAACTGCGCCGCGGTCTGCCCGGTGGATGCCTTCCGGGAAGGCCCCAATTTCCTGGTTATCGATCCTCTGGAGTGCATAGACTGCGACGCATGCGTGGCCGAATGTCCCGAAGAGGCCATTTTCCCAGACGACGAAGTGCCCCTGGAGTGGGAGGAGTACATAGCGCTAAACGAACGTCTATCGGAGCAGTGGGAACAGCACGTCATAAACGAAACGAAAGCGTCGCTGCCGGAAGCGGACGCCTGGAGCGGGCGGGAGAACAAACGGGAACACCTACTGGAAAGCTGGGAGTAG
- a CDS encoding DeoR family transcriptional regulator, producing MFTGSKKQLLELVKRKGRVSLDEAVDHTDLAKTTLREHLLQLERDGYVEREYVRSGPGRPSLEYRMTRKGNSLFPSSESALVRELLAYLKSRGDEKTIEDFFRVFWQERIDKARERMEGSPEADLRSQLKALMELLEEEGFMPEFSLDEEKETLTIRECNCPFSEVVKETRLPCKLEAMFYRELFNEGAERTSYLAEGDHSCTYEISL from the coding sequence ATGTTCACCGGTTCCAAAAAGCAACTTCTCGAACTTGTCAAAAGAAAAGGAAGGGTTTCCCTGGATGAGGCCGTCGACCACACCGACCTGGCGAAAACCACGCTGCGCGAGCACCTGCTGCAGCTGGAACGCGACGGCTATGTCGAGCGCGAATACGTGCGCTCCGGACCCGGCCGGCCCAGCCTGGAATACCGGATGACCCGGAAGGGCAACAGCCTCTTCCCTTCCTCCGAGTCGGCCCTGGTCAGGGAACTGCTGGCCTACCTGAAGTCGCGGGGAGATGAGAAAACCATTGAGGATTTTTTCCGAGTTTTCTGGCAGGAACGCATCGACAAGGCCCGCGAGCGCATGGAAGGCTCACCGGAAGCGGATCTCCGGTCCCAGCTGAAGGCCTTGATGGAGCTGTTGGAGGAGGAAGGTTTCATGCCGGAATTCTCGCTGGATGAAGAGAAGGAAACCCTCACCATCAGGGAGTGCAACTGCCCTTTCAGCGAAGTGGTCAAGGAGACGCGCCTGCCCTGCAAGCTGGAGGCCATGTTCTACCGGGAACTGTTCAACGAGGGAGCCGAGCGCACCTCCTACCTCGCCGAGGGCGATCATTCATGTACCTACGAAATTTCTCTTTAA
- a CDS encoding MmgE/PrpD family protein, with protein sequence MIVHQLARFVQEASFEDLSREALTQLKIRLLDSLGTAIGAVEGPPAQAIRSMITDSLGGNARSTLIGGGQTAPDRAALYNSALVRYLDFNDSYLAEGETCHPSDNIGSILAAGETTEMNGREFLTALAVAYQVQCRLSDEAPVRDKGFDHTTQGSYAVAAGVSRALGLDQEQTAHALAIAGTALNALRVTRTGALSHWKGLAYPHTAFGGTHAALLASHGITGPPAVFEGNKGFMDSIAGDFSIDWDQEDLERVTRTIIKKFNAEIHSQSAIEGIIELRDRHGLRGGEVASIDIEIFEVAYHIIGGGEEGDKTVVRTKEEADHSLQYMVSAALLDGQVMPEQYRPERIESEDIQSLLRRVQVSPDGEYSDRFPDAMPVRITVHLENGERHRIEKSDYEGFHTRPMSWDTVMDKFTGLAAPYTTPQLRERIVEAVQDFENRTVPELMRLLREVRLSPKNSNS encoded by the coding sequence ATGATTGTCCACCAACTCGCACGCTTTGTACAGGAAGCCTCTTTTGAAGATCTCTCCCGGGAAGCCCTGACCCAACTTAAAATAAGGCTCCTCGACTCCCTGGGAACCGCCATCGGGGCTGTGGAAGGTCCCCCGGCGCAAGCCATACGTTCGATGATCACCGACTCCCTGGGAGGAAACGCCCGGAGCACCCTCATCGGGGGAGGGCAAACCGCACCGGATCGCGCCGCCCTTTACAACAGCGCCCTGGTGCGTTACCTCGACTTCAACGACAGCTACCTGGCCGAAGGGGAGACCTGCCACCCGAGCGACAACATTGGCTCCATCCTGGCCGCGGGCGAGACGACCGAAATGAACGGCAGGGAATTCCTTACCGCCCTGGCGGTGGCCTACCAGGTGCAGTGCCGCCTCAGCGACGAGGCGCCAGTGCGCGACAAGGGTTTCGACCATACCACGCAGGGATCCTACGCCGTGGCGGCGGGCGTCTCCCGGGCCCTGGGGCTGGACCAGGAGCAGACGGCCCACGCCCTCGCCATCGCGGGAACGGCCCTGAACGCCTTGCGGGTAACGAGGACCGGCGCGCTATCTCACTGGAAGGGACTGGCCTATCCGCATACGGCCTTCGGAGGCACGCACGCGGCGCTGCTGGCCAGCCACGGCATCACGGGTCCGCCCGCCGTATTTGAGGGCAACAAGGGATTCATGGATTCCATCGCGGGCGACTTTTCGATCGACTGGGATCAGGAGGACCTGGAGCGGGTCACCCGCACCATCATCAAGAAATTCAACGCCGAAATTCACTCCCAGTCCGCCATCGAGGGGATCATCGAACTGCGGGACCGCCACGGGTTGCGCGGCGGGGAGGTGGCGTCTATCGACATCGAGATCTTCGAGGTGGCCTACCACATCATCGGCGGAGGCGAGGAGGGAGACAAAACCGTCGTGCGCACCAAGGAGGAGGCCGACCACAGCCTGCAGTACATGGTCTCGGCCGCGCTGCTCGACGGGCAGGTCATGCCCGAACAGTACCGGCCGGAGCGCATCGAATCGGAGGACATCCAGTCCCTGCTCCGGCGCGTGCAGGTCTCCCCTGACGGGGAGTACAGCGACCGCTTCCCCGACGCCATGCCCGTCCGGATTACCGTGCACCTGGAAAACGGGGAGCGGCACCGCATCGAAAAAAGCGACTACGAAGGCTTTCACACACGTCCCATGAGCTGGGACACCGTCATGGACAAGTTCACGGGCCTTGCGGCCCCCTACACCACCCCGCAGCTTCGGGAACGGATCGTAGAGGCCGTACAGGATTTTGAAAACCGCACCGTCCCGGAGCTGATGCGCCTGCTCCGGGAGGTGCGCCTCAGTCCGAAGAATTCGAACAGCTAA
- a CDS encoding phosphosulfolactate synthase produces MSNEKNFDFLNKNERDDKPRSNGVTEIRGPYYAVMGRRYLEDIMETMGEHVDSLKFSGGSFSIMPREAVTELIDIAHKHDVMVSTGGFMEYVLTQGREAVDSYIAACKDYGFDIIELSAGFISLPTGDWLRLIEKVQQAGLKAKPEIGIQFGAGGDTARGELESEGTLDTDYAVRQARRFLDAGAYMIMIESEGITENADPWRTEVPAAFINELGLEKLMFEAADPEVFAWYVKNYGPEVNLFVDHSQIVQLETLRRGIWGTKSLWGRVLTYKS; encoded by the coding sequence ATGAGCAACGAGAAAAACTTCGATTTCCTGAACAAGAACGAACGAGACGACAAACCCCGGAGCAACGGCGTGACCGAAATACGCGGCCCCTATTACGCCGTCATGGGTCGGCGGTACCTGGAGGATATCATGGAGACCATGGGCGAACACGTGGACTCGCTGAAATTTTCGGGGGGCTCCTTTTCCATCATGCCCCGTGAGGCGGTCACCGAACTCATCGACATCGCCCACAAACACGACGTGATGGTCTCCACGGGTGGGTTCATGGAGTACGTGCTCACCCAGGGCAGGGAGGCGGTGGACAGCTACATCGCCGCCTGCAAGGACTACGGCTTCGATATCATCGAGCTTTCGGCCGGCTTCATCTCTCTGCCCACCGGCGACTGGCTTCGGCTCATTGAGAAGGTGCAGCAGGCGGGACTTAAGGCCAAGCCGGAAATCGGCATTCAGTTCGGGGCCGGCGGGGACACCGCCCGGGGCGAGCTGGAGTCCGAAGGCACCCTCGACACCGATTACGCGGTCAGGCAGGCCAGACGCTTCCTGGACGCCGGCGCCTACATGATCATGATCGAATCGGAGGGCATCACCGAAAACGCGGATCCCTGGAGAACCGAGGTGCCCGCGGCCTTTATTAATGAACTGGGACTCGAAAAACTCATGTTCGAGGCCGCCGATCCCGAGGTCTTCGCCTGGTACGTCAAAAACTACGGGCCCGAAGTGAACCTCTTCGTAGACCACAGCCAGATCGTGCAGCTCGAAACTCTGCGGCGCGGCATCTGGGGAACCAAAAGCCTGTGGGGACGCGTCCTGACTTACAAATCCTGA
- the nirK gene encoding copper-containing nitrite reductase, producing MKNIGGAMLSGGVLAGAFPFTGRANDAPALAADGSGRKPAEVKVDRVAADPTNLPGPIRRSRPKTHEIELVSREVLAEIEDGVQFRYLTFGGQVPGPMLRVRRGDTVILTHTSAPENALLHNVDFHAVYGTGGGAAATYCSPGQSKTIKFKAMYPGAYIYHCAVPRLDYHISSGMYGLILVEPEEGLPEVDHEFYFGQNEIYSQKLPGETGMHEFNFENMQDEIAQYVVLNGEKQAITGNRYGPLKVKKGETARIFFVNGGPNLASSFHPIGNVWTKTWREGAIASNPERFVQTALVPPGSCGIFEMDFPVPSTIHLVDHALSRVANKGMMGDIVVEGADDPDIFDPDYTA from the coding sequence ATGAAAAATATCGGCGGTGCCATGCTCTCAGGCGGCGTTTTGGCCGGAGCCTTTCCATTCACCGGCCGTGCCAACGATGCGCCTGCCTTGGCGGCGGACGGATCCGGCAGGAAGCCGGCCGAAGTGAAAGTGGACCGCGTCGCGGCGGACCCCACCAACCTCCCCGGTCCCATTCGCCGTTCCCGGCCCAAGACCCATGAAATCGAACTGGTGAGCCGCGAGGTCCTCGCCGAAATAGAAGACGGGGTGCAGTTCCGCTACCTGACCTTCGGCGGGCAGGTCCCGGGTCCCATGCTGCGCGTTCGCAGGGGCGATACCGTCATCCTTACCCATACCTCGGCTCCTGAAAATGCGCTGCTTCACAACGTGGATTTCCACGCGGTCTACGGCACGGGGGGAGGCGCCGCAGCCACCTACTGTTCGCCCGGCCAGTCCAAGACCATCAAGTTCAAGGCCATGTACCCGGGTGCCTACATCTATCACTGCGCCGTACCGCGACTCGATTACCACATCAGCAGCGGCATGTACGGGCTGATTCTCGTGGAGCCCGAAGAGGGCCTGCCGGAAGTGGACCACGAATTCTACTTCGGGCAGAACGAGATCTACTCCCAGAAACTCCCCGGGGAGACCGGCATGCACGAATTCAATTTCGAAAACATGCAGGACGAAATCGCCCAGTACGTCGTGCTGAACGGCGAGAAGCAAGCCATTACAGGCAATCGCTACGGACCTCTCAAGGTGAAGAAGGGCGAAACCGCCCGCATCTTTTTCGTGAATGGGGGACCCAACCTGGCTTCCAGCTTTCATCCCATCGGGAACGTGTGGACCAAGACCTGGCGGGAAGGAGCCATAGCCAGCAATCCAGAGCGCTTTGTGCAGACCGCGCTGGTGCCCCCTGGCAGCTGCGGCATTTTCGAGATGGACTTCCCCGTCCCCTCAACCATCCACCTGGTGGATCACGCCCTCAGCCGCGTGGCCAACAAGGGTATGATGGGCGACATCGTGGTCGAAGGAGCCGATGATCCCGACATCTTCGATCCCGACTACACCGCCTAG
- a CDS encoding plastocyanin/azurin family copper-binding protein has translation MLAPKRLIVLTILALTAMTFLAPGTAAAQQAKVIEMDGTDQLKFTVTEITARPGQQITVKLTTVSDMPAAAMSHNFVLLAADADATKVVQASATKADNEYIAPEMKDKIIAYTGMAGGGETVEVTFTAPEEPGEYTYVCTFPGHFLAGMKGTLIVKG, from the coding sequence ATGTTAGCACCTAAAAGACTTATTGTCCTTACCATCCTCGCACTCACCGCCATGACCTTCCTGGCGCCCGGAACCGCCGCAGCGCAGCAGGCCAAGGTCATCGAGATGGACGGCACCGACCAGCTCAAGTTCACCGTAACCGAAATCACCGCCCGGCCCGGCCAGCAGATTACCGTCAAGCTGACGACCGTCAGCGACATGCCGGCCGCCGCCATGTCGCACAACTTTGTGCTGCTGGCGGCCGATGCCGATGCCACCAAGGTGGTCCAGGCTTCGGCAACCAAGGCGGACAACGAGTACATCGCCCCCGAAATGAAGGACAAGATCATCGCCTATACGGGCATGGCCGGGGGCGGCGAGACCGTGGAGGTCACCTTCACCGCCCCGGAAGAGCCGGGCGAATACACCTATGTGTGTACCTTCCCCGGGCACTTCCTGGCCGGAATGAAGGGCACCCTCATCGTCAAAGGGTAG
- a CDS encoding alginate export family protein: MIRLPSFRLALTLFLFTLLPFAVQAQFSLDGEYRPRTEYRDGYRLLDTPEADPAFFVSQRTRLGLQYEGDGYTFRLSAQDVRVWGEVAQLQDNASVNIHEAWARLKAAGNLHLKLGRQELVYDDQRLLGSVNWTQQARSHDALVIQYRDPQSELNLHAGGAYNQQGENLLANTYAVNNYKTLAYLWANKRFGDLSASALWLSDGFQVDENSTSFRYTWGTHLDWNPGRWQLVGSAYHQGGDDRTRRNISAYLLAASISYQWESLELSAGYDYLSGGSTADANPSRHAFHTLYATNHKFYGNMDYFLNVPADTRGGGLQDAWLGTRLRLGARSTAGLTWHYFTLAGEIADPGNPSTALDPYLGSELDASLSHAVSEEVSLRVGYSVLFNGRSLDRLQGRNADSGQHWAWVMLRVQPTLFRE, translated from the coding sequence ATGATTCGGTTACCATCCTTTCGCCTTGCCCTCACCCTGTTCCTGTTCACCCTCCTGCCCTTCGCCGTCCAGGCCCAGTTCAGCCTGGACGGGGAGTACCGTCCGCGCACCGAGTACCGCGACGGCTACCGGCTGCTGGATACCCCGGAGGCGGACCCCGCCTTCTTCGTCTCCCAGCGCACCCGCCTGGGCCTGCAGTACGAAGGCGACGGCTACACCTTCCGCCTGTCCGCCCAGGACGTGCGCGTCTGGGGTGAGGTGGCCCAGCTGCAGGACAACGCCAGCGTGAACATTCACGAGGCCTGGGCAAGGCTGAAGGCCGCCGGCAATCTGCACCTGAAACTGGGACGCCAGGAACTGGTTTATGACGACCAGCGGCTGCTCGGCTCGGTGAACTGGACCCAGCAGGCCCGCAGCCACGATGCCCTGGTGATCCAGTACCGTGATCCGCAAAGCGAACTGAACCTCCACGCGGGCGGGGCCTACAATCAGCAGGGCGAAAACCTGCTGGCCAACACCTATGCCGTCAACAATTACAAAACCCTGGCCTACCTGTGGGCCAACAAGCGTTTCGGCGATCTCTCGGCCTCGGCCCTGTGGCTGAGCGACGGATTCCAGGTGGACGAAAACAGCACCAGCTTTCGCTACACCTGGGGCACGCACCTGGACTGGAATCCGGGCCGCTGGCAACTTGTCGGCAGCGCCTACCACCAGGGCGGCGACGATCGTACACGCAGAAACATCTCCGCCTACCTGCTGGCCGCCAGTATATCCTACCAATGGGAATCGCTGGAGCTGTCGGCGGGCTACGACTACCTCTCCGGGGGCAGCACCGCCGACGCCAACCCGTCCCGCCACGCCTTCCATACCCTCTACGCCACCAACCACAAGTTCTACGGCAACATGGACTATTTTCTAAACGTACCGGCCGACACGCGCGGGGGAGGACTGCAGGACGCCTGGCTGGGCACCCGCCTCCGCCTGGGGGCCCGCAGCACCGCAGGACTCACCTGGCATTACTTCACGCTGGCCGGCGAAATCGCTGATCCGGGGAATCCCTCAACCGCGCTGGACCCCTACCTGGGCTCGGAACTGGACGCCTCTCTAAGCCACGCCGTCTCGGAGGAGGTCAGCCTGCGGGTGGGTTACTCGGTGCTCTTCAACGGCCGTTCCCTGGACAGGCTGCAGGGGCGCAACGCCGATTCGGGTCAACACTGGGCCTGGGTCATGCTGAGGGTGCAGCCGACGCTCTTCCGCGAATAG
- the nirK gene encoding copper-containing nitrite reductase, with protein MMRIQGKFIQWGCAIVLIATLAGCSAGDDFNPETAEIVGEETAELTLPPNVPPPIDRDHATKLIVEMEVVEQEMRLADGVTYTMWTFGGDVPGKFIRAREGDMIEFHLRNHPDNKLPHNIDLHAVNGPGGGAESTFTAPGRETVFTFRALNPGLYVYHCATAPVGMHIANGMYGLILIEPAEGYREVDQEYYVMQSEFYTEGDFGDPGLQAFSMQRAIDEDPEYVVFNGAVGSTTGENAITAQPGDDVRLYVGNGGPNLTSSFHVIGEIFDRVHYEGGDRVQTNVQTTSIPAGGSAIVEFETEVPGDFILVDHAIFRAFNKGALAILNVSGEENENIYTGQQLDRVYQPEGGAIQDIPSQESRDAPPAQTLEERIDRGAQIYSSVCQACHMSDGSGIEGAFPPVVESDYLNENPDRGVSAVVHGLSGEITVNGDTYNSIMPRQNLSNEQVANVITYLLNSFGNDGGEITPEDVQRVRDQGPVR; from the coding sequence ATGATGAGGATTCAAGGAAAGTTCATTCAATGGGGATGCGCGATAGTTCTGATTGCCACGCTGGCCGGCTGCTCCGCCGGGGATGATTTCAACCCCGAGACGGCGGAAATCGTCGGGGAGGAGACGGCCGAGCTGACCCTCCCTCCAAACGTGCCCCCTCCCATCGACCGGGACCACGCCACCAAGCTCATTGTGGAGATGGAGGTCGTGGAGCAGGAAATGAGGCTGGCGGACGGGGTGACCTACACCATGTGGACCTTCGGCGGCGATGTGCCCGGCAAATTCATCCGGGCCCGGGAAGGCGACATGATCGAGTTTCACCTGCGGAACCATCCCGACAACAAGCTGCCTCATAACATCGACCTGCACGCGGTCAACGGACCCGGCGGGGGCGCCGAATCAACCTTTACCGCACCCGGGCGGGAGACCGTTTTTACCTTTCGCGCGCTTAACCCGGGCCTCTACGTCTACCACTGCGCCACGGCCCCGGTGGGCATGCATATCGCCAACGGCATGTACGGTCTGATCCTCATCGAGCCCGCGGAGGGTTATCGGGAAGTGGACCAGGAGTACTACGTCATGCAGAGTGAATTTTATACCGAGGGCGATTTCGGAGACCCCGGACTGCAGGCCTTCTCCATGCAACGGGCCATTGACGAAGATCCCGAGTACGTGGTATTCAACGGCGCGGTGGGATCCACCACAGGGGAGAACGCCATCACCGCCCAGCCGGGCGATGACGTGCGGCTGTATGTGGGCAACGGGGGACCCAACCTGACTTCCTCCTTCCACGTGATCGGGGAGATTTTCGACCGGGTGCATTACGAGGGAGGCGACCGCGTCCAGACGAACGTACAGACCACCTCCATACCCGCAGGCGGCTCCGCCATCGTGGAATTCGAAACGGAGGTGCCCGGAGATTTCATCCTGGTGGACCATGCCATTTTCCGCGCCTTCAACAAGGGGGCGCTGGCCATCCTGAACGTGTCGGGAGAAGAAAACGAAAACATTTACACCGGCCAGCAGCTGGACCGGGTTTACCAGCCCGAAGGGGGCGCCATCCAGGATATTCCTTCCCAGGAATCGCGTGATGCCCCGCCCGCCCAGACCCTCGAAGAGCGCATCGATCGGGGCGCGCAGATCTACAGCTCAGTCTGCCAGGCCTGTCACATGAGCGACGGATCGGGCATAGAGGGAGCCTTTCCCCCTGTGGTCGAATCGGACTACCTGAACGAAAATCCGGACCGGGGCGTCAGTGCGGTGGTGCACGGCCTGTCGGGAGAGATCACCGTGAATGGGGATACCTACAACAGCATCATGCCGCGGCAGAACCTCTCCAACGAACAGGTGGCCAACGTGATCACCTACCTGCTCAACAGCTTCGGCAATGACGGCGGGGAGATTACCCCGGAAGACGTCCAGCGCGTCCGCGACCAGGGACCGGTTCGGTAG
- a CDS encoding formylglycine-generating enzyme family protein: MTYRILLALLLSGLTFAAQAQPEGMVRVEAGSYLPFFSSSGDSVRVDDFYLDTHPVTNAEFLAFVRQNKKWRRSQVQGIFAAEGYLTHWEGDLTLGESVHPQSPVTNVSWFAARAYARWKGRRLPTLDEWEYAASASADRALASRDPDFSQKILDWYSRPSPETMPAVGQSEENVHGLFDLHGLIWEWVRDFNTVFISGESRADQGELKQFYCAAGSAAAADSDKENYAAFLRFAMRGSLEADFAVSNMGFRCARDITDSSSIE, translated from the coding sequence ATGACATACCGCATCCTTCTCGCGCTTCTCCTCTCGGGACTGACGTTTGCGGCGCAGGCGCAGCCCGAAGGCATGGTGCGGGTGGAAGCCGGCTCCTACCTGCCCTTCTTTTCGTCCTCGGGTGACAGCGTTCGGGTGGACGATTTCTATCTGGACACCCACCCGGTGACCAACGCCGAATTCCTGGCCTTCGTGCGCCAGAACAAAAAGTGGAGGCGCTCGCAGGTGCAGGGCATCTTTGCCGCCGAGGGCTACCTCACTCATTGGGAGGGCGATCTCACACTGGGCGAGAGCGTCCACCCGCAGTCGCCGGTCACCAACGTAAGCTGGTTTGCCGCCCGGGCCTACGCCCGCTGGAAAGGCAGGCGCCTGCCCACCCTGGACGAGTGGGAGTACGCCGCCTCCGCCAGCGCCGACCGCGCCCTGGCCTCCCGTGATCCCGATTTCTCGCAAAAAATCCTTGACTGGTACAGCCGCCCCTCCCCCGAAACCATGCCCGCCGTGGGACAGAGCGAGGAAAACGTGCACGGACTGTTCGACCTGCACGGGCTGATCTGGGAATGGGTGCGCGACTTCAACACGGTGTTTATCAGCGGAGAGTCGCGCGCCGACCAGGGCGAGCTGAAACAGTTTTACTGCGCCGCGGGCAGTGCGGCGGCAGCCGACTCCGACAAGGAAAACTACGCCGCCTTCCTGCGCTTTGCCATGCGAGGCAGCCTGGAGGCCGACTTTGCCGTTAGCAACATGGGCTTCCGTTGCGCACGGGATATCACCGACTCATCCTCCATTGAATAA